One window of the Paenibacillus beijingensis genome contains the following:
- a CDS encoding cache domain-containing sensor histidine kinase, whose product MFYSLRSRLMLAFSILLIIPFVALVYLLSEQSAKLIQQSIETSTSQTVDQFASHVSTLLTQVEDVGTQVMSNRVTQDWLTVHMNKDSRVGELLLAKQRLREYFSSYAVNNSNGISMSVFTDDAGGIWTQDRSYVDSKWYKQFKAEDRRWTEAHLDSDQADESMRTHTINSFILPLVQLQSLKTVGLVKINYDTSLLQGAIDKIRIGSTGKVFLLTANGSSVLNQDLGGQRGVLQSGLTQLNAQPKLDESGFFSIRQNREDYLLFYRKLPLQDWVILGEVPEGELYEQISRTRQTMLLVSFLLLLLVIAVAFWLSAGITKPLSAMAKAMRHVKNGEFERALKLMPKARSGHSEVGYVTGFFEQMVHRLKYLIQTEFEANLRRKNAEYKALLLQINPHFFNNSLEIISGLAALKRGDLVMDATEALGKMMRYSLNLHTDRVKVSEELDYIRDYLFILKLRHEDRLIVNMEEDPAADGLFISKFILQPLVENAVKYSLEKGAVAEVTIASRVEEERLLLSVKDNGIGMSPGLTADLMAETRQSDVTDILSSEGNSIGLRNVLSRCRLSYGSRFQLILNSEPDKGTEITLQLPLIRR is encoded by the coding sequence ATGTTTTACTCGTTACGCAGCCGGCTCATGCTGGCGTTCTCCATTCTGCTCATTATCCCGTTTGTCGCCCTTGTCTATTTGCTCAGCGAACAGTCCGCGAAGCTGATTCAGCAATCGATCGAAACGTCGACGTCGCAGACCGTCGATCAATTCGCATCCCACGTCTCGACGCTGCTCACGCAGGTGGAGGACGTCGGCACTCAGGTGATGAGCAACCGGGTGACGCAGGACTGGCTGACGGTTCATATGAATAAAGACAGCAGGGTGGGGGAGCTGCTTCTGGCGAAGCAGAGGCTGCGCGAATATTTTTCATCTTACGCCGTCAACAATTCGAACGGCATATCGATGAGCGTGTTCACCGACGATGCCGGCGGCATCTGGACCCAGGACCGGAGCTACGTCGACAGCAAATGGTACAAGCAGTTCAAAGCCGAGGACCGGCGGTGGACGGAAGCCCATCTCGACAGCGACCAGGCCGATGAAAGCATGCGCACCCATACGATCAACAGCTTCATTTTGCCGCTCGTGCAGCTTCAATCGTTAAAGACGGTCGGGCTGGTGAAAATCAATTACGATACGAGCCTGCTGCAGGGGGCGATCGACAAAATCCGCATCGGAAGTACCGGAAAAGTATTTCTCCTTACCGCAAACGGCAGCAGCGTGCTGAATCAGGATCTTGGCGGGCAAAGGGGTGTGCTGCAGAGCGGACTGACGCAATTAAATGCGCAACCAAAGTTAGATGAGAGCGGATTTTTTTCGATCCGGCAAAACCGGGAAGACTATTTGCTCTTTTACCGGAAGCTGCCCCTGCAGGATTGGGTCATTCTCGGGGAAGTTCCCGAAGGGGAGCTCTATGAACAAATAAGCCGCACCCGCCAAACGATGCTGCTCGTCAGCTTCCTGCTGCTGCTGCTCGTCATCGCCGTCGCGTTCTGGCTGTCCGCCGGCATCACGAAGCCGCTCAGCGCAATGGCAAAGGCAATGCGGCACGTCAAAAACGGGGAGTTCGAGCGGGCGCTGAAGCTGATGCCCAAGGCGCGATCGGGGCACAGCGAAGTCGGTTACGTGACCGGATTTTTCGAACAGATGGTTCACCGGCTCAAATATTTGATTCAAACCGAATTCGAAGCGAATCTGCGGCGCAAAAATGCGGAGTACAAAGCGCTGCTGCTGCAGATCAACCCGCACTTTTTCAACAATTCGCTCGAGATCATCAGCGGTCTGGCCGCGCTGAAGCGGGGCGACCTCGTGATGGATGCGACCGAGGCGCTCGGGAAAATGATGCGTTATTCGCTCAATCTCCATACCGACCGGGTCAAAGTGAGCGAGGAACTGGATTATATACGCGATTATTTGTTCATTCTGAAGCTGCGTCACGAGGACCGGCTGATCGTGAACATGGAGGAAGATCCGGCGGCGGACGGACTGTTCATCTCGAAATTCATTCTTCAGCCGTTGGTCGAGAATGCGGTCAAATACAGTTTGGAGAAAGGCGCCGTGGCCGAAGTGACGATCGCTTCCCGGGTGGAAGAGGAGCGGCTGCTGCTGTCGGTGAAAGATAACGGAATCGGCATGTCTCCCGGTTTAACGGCGGATTTGATGGCGGAAACCCGGCAAAGCGACGTGACGGACATACTCAGCAGCGAGGGCAACAGCATCGGTCTTCGCAATGTGCTGTCGAGGTGCCGGTTAAGCTACGGGAGCCGTTTTCAACTGATTTTGAACTCGGAGCCTGACAAAGGAACGGAAATCACGCTGCAGCTTCCGCTCATAAGGAGATGA
- a CDS encoding ABC transporter substrate-binding protein translates to MQNKTKMFVSLALVGGLLAGCSGNGNNSGASGGTEGASGEKAEKKVTLTFWRNSGNDAENSAYDKLVASFMEKYPNIKVEMSPIPYSDYDTKLRTSIASGNPPDIMAIDAPNMASYAHAGALKPLTSYFQADGDLQDIPESTINTYTYNKEIYMSPLTESSIALFYNKKLFEEKGIPLPSKNPEEPWTWDQVLDAAKKINDPGKGIFGIDPAQGFNNAGATAYFKYPIVWQFGGEVMSPDGTTSKGYLDSPETKKALQFFSDLYNTEKVSALEYPPDPFPNGKLGITVDGSWSLSYLTEKFPNFKLGVDYDIAPLPKGTRQAVANGSWALGISAKSKNPDEAWKFVNWVTSAEGQKTYVGITKDIPVRYSAAKEFPELNEYPKNIFVVQDQKFGRSRPITPIFPQMSEAVNKLFEEVTIGKRNIDAAVTDAIQKIDKAYSDLPAK, encoded by the coding sequence TTGCAAAATAAAACAAAGATGTTTGTCAGCCTTGCGTTGGTCGGCGGCCTTTTGGCCGGATGTTCTGGAAACGGTAACAATTCGGGTGCGTCAGGCGGGACGGAGGGCGCAAGCGGAGAAAAGGCCGAGAAAAAGGTGACCCTGACCTTCTGGCGGAACTCCGGCAACGACGCGGAAAACTCGGCTTACGACAAGCTGGTCGCTTCGTTCATGGAGAAATATCCGAACATTAAAGTCGAGATGAGCCCGATCCCTTATTCGGACTATGACACCAAGCTGAGAACGTCGATCGCTTCCGGCAATCCGCCCGACATTATGGCGATCGACGCGCCGAACATGGCCTCTTACGCCCACGCCGGAGCGCTTAAGCCGCTGACGTCTTACTTCCAGGCGGACGGCGATTTGCAGGACATTCCGGAATCGACGATCAATACGTACACTTACAATAAAGAAATCTACATGTCGCCGCTGACCGAATCGTCGATCGCGTTGTTTTACAACAAAAAGCTGTTTGAAGAGAAAGGCATTCCGCTTCCGTCGAAAAATCCGGAAGAGCCGTGGACATGGGATCAAGTGCTTGACGCTGCCAAAAAAATCAATGATCCGGGCAAAGGCATCTTCGGCATCGACCCTGCGCAAGGATTCAATAATGCTGGTGCAACGGCTTACTTTAAATACCCGATCGTTTGGCAGTTCGGCGGCGAAGTGATGAGCCCGGATGGAACGACTTCGAAGGGCTACCTGGATTCGCCTGAAACGAAGAAGGCGCTGCAGTTCTTCTCCGATCTGTACAACACAGAGAAAGTATCGGCGCTCGAGTATCCGCCGGATCCGTTCCCGAACGGCAAGCTGGGCATTACGGTTGACGGCTCGTGGTCGCTCTCGTACCTGACCGAAAAATTCCCGAATTTCAAGTTGGGAGTCGACTACGATATTGCGCCGCTGCCAAAAGGAACCCGCCAAGCCGTCGCCAACGGAAGCTGGGCGCTCGGAATCTCGGCCAAAAGCAAAAATCCGGACGAAGCGTGGAAGTTCGTGAACTGGGTAACGAGTGCCGAAGGGCAAAAAACGTATGTCGGCATCACGAAGGACATTCCGGTCCGCTATTCCGCTGCGAAGGAATTCCCGGAGCTGAACGAATATCCGAAAAACATCTTTGTCGTACAGGATCAAAAATTCGGACGCTCGCGTCCGATTACGCCGATCTTCCCGCAAATGTCCGAGGCGGTCAATAAATTGTTCGAGGAAGTGACCATCGGCAAGCGGAACATCGACGCCGCGGTTACGGATGCGATCCAGAAGATCGACAAGGCTTACAGCGATCTGCCGGCCAAATAA
- a CDS encoding copper amine oxidase N-terminal domain-containing protein, whose protein sequence is MNKWKKTAGVTVLSMALGFPAAVSAAGMSAGSMTGKEMTMQDMTMKDMTMKDMTMKDMSASDKYKGASMMTLNGMSYVSLRQVAMNLGYTVMWDPMDKSVTLSCTVKAKEMMDKKYTIKLMAGSTKIWVNGKEMMLNAAPMEKMGTTYVSKGFVEIYLVKMMSMMSK, encoded by the coding sequence ATGAACAAATGGAAAAAAACAGCAGGCGTAACGGTGTTATCAATGGCTCTCGGGTTTCCGGCCGCCGTCTCGGCCGCAGGCATGTCCGCTGGCAGCATGACCGGCAAAGAAATGACGATGCAAGACATGACCATGAAGGACATGACGATGAAGGACATGACGATGAAGGACATGTCTGCAAGCGACAAGTATAAAGGCGCCTCCATGATGACGTTGAACGGCATGAGCTACGTTTCTCTCCGTCAGGTCGCTATGAATTTAGGATATACGGTCATGTGGGACCCGATGGATAAATCGGTCACGCTTTCCTGTACGGTCAAGGCGAAAGAGATGATGGACAAAAAATATACGATCAAGCTGATGGCAGGCAGCACAAAAATATGGGTGAACGGCAAGGAAATGATGCTGAATGCCGCGCCGATGGAGAAAATGGGCACAACGTATGTGTCGAAAGGATTCGTTGAAATTTATCTCGTGAAGATGATGTCGATGATGTCCAAGTAA
- a CDS encoding response regulator transcription factor, which translates to MLYFAYNASTPGGLVLGIKIVVADDETNITDVCKRYLEREGYEVLTAANGDEALSLWKAHAPMLLILDLMMPQKDGWQVCQSVRDEDDVPIIILTARSEEPDRLAGLTMGADDYMTKPFSPRELVLRVKAILRRYRVPARELAEKPEAPQALDFGGLVINPSTRLVNISGKTIELTVKEFELLYLMARHPEQVFSRTQLLNKIWDISFEGDTTTVTVHVRRLREKIEPVPSEPKYIKTVWGIGYKFEGRGLS; encoded by the coding sequence ATGTTATACTTTGCGTACAACGCATCGACTCCGGGAGGACTTGTTTTGGGCATAAAAATCGTAGTGGCGGATGACGAAACGAATATTACCGACGTATGCAAGCGCTATTTGGAACGGGAAGGGTACGAGGTGCTGACCGCAGCCAACGGCGATGAGGCGTTGTCGCTCTGGAAGGCGCATGCCCCGATGCTGCTCATTCTCGATCTGATGATGCCGCAGAAGGACGGCTGGCAAGTATGCCAATCGGTTCGCGATGAGGACGATGTGCCGATCATCATATTAACCGCGCGGAGCGAGGAACCGGACCGGCTCGCCGGCCTTACGATGGGCGCAGACGATTATATGACGAAGCCGTTCAGTCCGCGGGAGCTGGTGCTGCGGGTAAAGGCCATTCTCCGCCGTTACCGCGTTCCTGCACGCGAACTTGCAGAGAAGCCTGAAGCCCCGCAGGCGCTGGATTTCGGGGGGCTGGTCATCAATCCGTCAACCCGGCTCGTGAACATCAGCGGGAAGACGATCGAATTGACCGTGAAGGAATTCGAGCTGCTATATTTGATGGCCCGGCATCCGGAACAAGTATTTTCGCGGACGCAATTGTTGAATAAAATTTGGGATATCAGCTTTGAAGGCGATACGACGACCGTTACCGTTCATGTCCGCAGATTGCGGGAAAAAATTGAACCGGTCCCCTCGGAACCGAAATATATTAAAACGGTCTGGGGCATCGGCTATAAATTTGAAGGCAGGGGATTGTCGTGA
- a CDS encoding sensor histidine kinase, with the protein MKLRTYFVLANAVSIAVLLICLFISYSEMLLTQAQFVWLASVTGVVGLFSVFLHFILTKPIEKSLRLLTDETRQIAAGTFNAEVPLIGPSEFQTLARQFNDMSANLQASFERIRSAEQNRRELVANVSHDLRTPLASIQSYVEALQDEVVVKDDYTFKQYLATIQLETVRLAGLIHDLFELSRLEAGAEPFEPEPCDLDSLILQKLQSVALTIEQKRLHVDVSIPDRMPPVNIMPFKIQRVFANLLENAIRHSPDGGKLTICAEPHREHFIQVSIKDEGEGIPHGQQAAIFDRFYRIDPSRSRQSGGAGLGLAIAKSIIRLHRGDIGVESEAGGGSRFWFTLPVYSKPS; encoded by the coding sequence GTGAAGCTGCGCACCTACTTTGTTTTGGCCAATGCCGTCAGTATCGCAGTTCTGCTCATCTGCCTGTTTATCAGCTATTCCGAGATGCTGCTGACCCAAGCCCAGTTCGTCTGGTTGGCTTCGGTAACCGGCGTTGTCGGGCTGTTTTCGGTCTTTTTGCATTTTATACTGACGAAACCGATCGAGAAATCGCTTCGTCTCCTTACGGACGAAACGCGGCAAATCGCCGCCGGCACATTTAATGCGGAAGTTCCGCTGATCGGCCCTTCCGAGTTCCAAACGCTGGCGCGGCAGTTTAACGACATGAGCGCCAACTTGCAGGCAAGCTTCGAGAGGATCCGCAGTGCGGAGCAAAACCGGCGCGAGCTGGTCGCCAACGTTTCCCACGATTTGCGTACCCCGCTTGCGTCCATTCAGTCTTATGTGGAAGCGCTGCAGGATGAAGTGGTCGTAAAGGATGACTACACGTTTAAGCAATATTTAGCGACGATTCAACTCGAAACGGTGCGTCTGGCCGGCCTTATTCATGATTTATTCGAGCTTTCACGGCTGGAGGCCGGAGCGGAACCGTTTGAACCGGAGCCGTGCGATCTGGACAGCCTCATTCTCCAAAAGCTGCAAAGCGTTGCCTTGACGATCGAGCAAAAACGGCTGCACGTTGACGTGTCCATTCCGGACCGGATGCCTCCGGTCAACATTATGCCGTTCAAAATACAGCGGGTATTCGCCAATTTGCTGGAAAACGCCATTCGTCATTCCCCGGACGGCGGCAAACTGACGATTTGCGCAGAACCGCATCGGGAGCATTTTATTCAAGTGAGCATCAAGGATGAAGGGGAAGGAATCCCGCACGGGCAGCAGGCTGCGATCTTCGACCGCTTCTACCGGATCGATCCGTCCCGCAGCCGTCAGAGCGGCGGTGCAGGACTCGGCCTGGCGATCGCCAAATCGATTATTCGCCTGCATAGAGGGGACATAGGCGTCGAAAGCGAAGCGGGCGGGGGAAGCCGCTTCTGGTTCACGCTGCCCGTCTATTCGAAGCCTTCATGA
- a CDS encoding TrkH family potassium uptake protein: MRPMMKPHLLTPPRALAGGFALIIAIGTLLLSLPVAVNGNGLPFIDALFTAVSATCVTGLTVVDTASQFSYFGKIVLLALMQIGGLGFMTTATWFAIAFNRRISLRDQLILKESMNQSNMEGLVRLAGKVFLFSAVIELCGTIGFALRWAAEMPLGQAVWHGFFHAVSIFNNGGFELFGGFTDYAEDPFINLVTIVLVIFGSLGFIVLSELIEYPKTRSLSLHSKVVLTASGILIGAGAIVLAVFEFTNARTLGTLDWEGKLLAPLFQSVGLRSAGINTLPIAELRSATQFFMILMMFVGAAPGSTGGGIKITTFVVLLAALVAMTRGREDVVLFRRRIDRGDIYRAIAVTMLSVFVVIVATLILTAVQHENFLMLLFEAASAFGTVGYSMGLTPKLSLAGKIVVIVLMFTGRVGLITFALALQPKPRKELFRYPEGKITIG; this comes from the coding sequence ATGCGTCCGATGATGAAACCGCATCTGTTGACCCCGCCGCGCGCACTTGCCGGCGGCTTCGCCCTTATTATCGCCATTGGAACGCTGCTGCTGTCGCTTCCTGTCGCCGTAAACGGAAATGGGCTTCCGTTCATAGACGCATTGTTCACAGCCGTTTCCGCCACGTGCGTAACAGGACTGACCGTTGTAGATACGGCGTCGCAGTTCTCGTATTTTGGCAAAATCGTGCTGCTCGCCCTGATGCAGATCGGCGGACTCGGGTTTATGACGACGGCGACGTGGTTTGCCATTGCTTTTAACAGACGCATCTCGCTGCGGGACCAGCTCATTTTGAAAGAATCGATGAACCAGTCGAATATGGAAGGTTTGGTTCGTCTTGCGGGAAAAGTTTTTTTGTTTTCGGCGGTGATCGAGCTTTGCGGCACGATCGGATTTGCGCTGCGCTGGGCGGCCGAGATGCCGCTCGGACAAGCGGTGTGGCATGGATTTTTTCATGCGGTCTCCATCTTTAACAATGGAGGGTTTGAACTGTTCGGCGGGTTTACGGATTATGCGGAAGATCCGTTCATTAATCTCGTAACCATTGTGCTGGTCATTTTCGGCAGTCTCGGCTTTATCGTGCTGTCCGAGCTGATCGAATATCCGAAGACCCGCAGCTTGTCGCTGCACAGCAAGGTGGTTCTGACCGCCAGCGGAATTCTGATCGGGGCCGGTGCCATCGTCTTGGCGGTATTCGAATTTACCAACGCCCGCACGCTTGGCACGCTCGACTGGGAAGGCAAGCTGCTCGCTCCGCTCTTTCAGTCGGTCGGCCTCCGTTCGGCGGGAATCAACACGCTGCCGATTGCCGAGCTGCGCAGCGCAACGCAGTTTTTCATGATCCTGATGATGTTTGTCGGGGCGGCTCCGGGGTCGACCGGCGGCGGCATTAAAATCACGACCTTTGTGGTGCTGTTAGCCGCTTTGGTTGCAATGACCCGCGGACGGGAGGATGTCGTCCTGTTCCGGCGCCGCATTGACCGGGGCGATATTTACCGGGCGATCGCCGTGACGATGCTCTCCGTATTTGTCGTGATCGTGGCGACGCTGATCTTGACGGCCGTTCAGCATGAGAACTTTCTGATGCTGCTGTTCGAGGCGGCATCGGCCTTTGGCACGGTCGGCTACAGCATGGGATTGACGCCTAAGCTATCGTTAGCGGGCAAAATCGTCGTCATTGTGCTGATGTTTACCGGACGTGTCGGGCTGATTACATTTGCCCTCGCGCTGCAGCCGAAGCCGCGCAAGGAACTGTTCCGTTATCCCGAAGGGAAGATTACGATCGGCTAA
- a CDS encoding CorA family divalent cation transporter, whose translation MKTLTVFTVLCTPMTVLGAIWGMNFKVMPELNLTWGYGAGLAVILLSTLGVYLWMRSKGWMGDLLRGDNKREEV comes from the coding sequence ATGAAGACGCTGACGGTATTCACCGTGTTGTGCACGCCGATGACGGTGCTTGGCGCGATATGGGGAATGAATTTCAAAGTGATGCCGGAGCTGAACTTGACTTGGGGCTATGGGGCAGGTCTTGCGGTCATTTTGTTGTCCACGCTCGGGGTGTATCTCTGGATGCGGTCCAAAGGCTGGATGGGCGATTTGCTGCGGGGCGACAACAAGCGCGAGGAAGTGTAG
- a CDS encoding SDR family oxidoreductase has translation MSAYTYDMPRRLAGKAAFVTGAGSGIGRAAALLFAREGAKVALVDINRQRMQEVCSEISTLGAEYAPLPADIANPLEVEAAYRGCLDQFGRLDIVFANAGINGTISPLELLTPEEWKQTIDIDLTGTFYTLKYAIPALKDSGGGSVIITSSINGNRVFTNFGMGAYGTAKAGQVALMKMAALELARYKIRVNAVCPGAISTDIEASSNRKPEVDGITIPIVYPEGGHPLAGESGRPEQVAKLVLFLASDDSDHITGTEIYIDGAESLLRG, from the coding sequence ATGTCAGCCTATACGTACGATATGCCCCGCCGGTTGGCGGGTAAGGCCGCATTCGTTACGGGCGCAGGCTCCGGAATCGGAAGAGCGGCGGCGCTGCTGTTTGCGCGTGAAGGGGCTAAGGTCGCGCTTGTCGATATTAACCGGCAGCGCATGCAGGAGGTTTGTTCGGAGATTTCCACATTAGGAGCTGAATATGCGCCGCTTCCGGCGGATATCGCCAATCCGCTGGAAGTCGAAGCGGCGTACCGGGGGTGCCTGGACCAATTCGGCAGACTCGATATCGTATTCGCCAATGCCGGCATTAACGGTACAATCTCCCCCTTGGAGCTGCTGACGCCCGAAGAATGGAAGCAGACGATCGATATCGACCTGACCGGAACCTTTTACACGCTAAAATACGCCATCCCCGCCTTAAAGGATAGCGGAGGCGGCAGCGTCATTATTACAAGCTCCATCAACGGCAACCGGGTCTTCACCAATTTCGGCATGGGCGCATACGGGACGGCCAAAGCGGGGCAGGTCGCACTGATGAAGATGGCGGCGCTTGAACTCGCCCGCTACAAAATCCGCGTCAACGCCGTCTGTCCGGGCGCGATCAGCACGGATATCGAAGCCAGCTCCAACCGCAAGCCGGAGGTGGACGGAATTACGATCCCGATCGTTTATCCCGAAGGCGGCCATCCGCTCGCCGGAGAATCGGGGCGGCCGGAGCAGGTAGCCAAACTCGTTCTGTTTCTCGCCTCAGACGATTCCGACCACATTACAGGCACCGAAATTTACATTGACGGCGCCGAATCGCTGCTGCGGGGGTGA